A single region of the Agromyces sp. Leaf222 genome encodes:
- a CDS encoding zinc-dependent metalloprotease, protein MADRDDEPGDKNSEEEFRELLKNLLSGGGGIDPTQLAGAAGLPNDPASVAALFSQLQQAMNNADDGIDWSAALRQGEQRAASAQVQITDDERARLDQALQVASLWLDEAVEFGRLPDSPELLTRRGWVAATMPIWTQLAEPVALSIADALTRVMREQAPEEMQSMIAGASKLMRGIGGAMFAMQLGQVVGQLASEVVSGGDVGIPLQADGRAALIPQNVAEFGSDLDIPSTEIELYLAVRELAHARLFRHARWLRLNLISAITAYARGIEIDTERLEQLAEGFDPSNTEELRRAVESGALISAKSDAQQDALDRLETLLALIEGWVDQATADATSRLPKSDAIAETIRRRRATGGPAESAFATLVGLELRPRRMREAAAMWRAVTEAVGIEQRDALWAHPDILPTSEDLDDPSRLIARLTGAESAASEADDEFDQALEALLRGETPAAPGEGGEEPEGPGASDGSGPRPDDGPSPV, encoded by the coding sequence GTGGCCGATCGGGACGACGAGCCTGGCGACAAGAACTCCGAGGAGGAGTTCCGCGAACTGCTGAAGAACCTCCTCTCGGGCGGGGGCGGCATCGATCCGACCCAACTCGCGGGCGCTGCCGGCCTGCCCAACGATCCGGCGAGCGTCGCCGCTCTGTTCAGCCAGCTCCAGCAGGCCATGAACAACGCCGACGACGGCATCGACTGGAGTGCCGCGCTGCGCCAGGGCGAGCAGCGTGCGGCATCCGCCCAGGTGCAGATCACCGACGACGAGCGCGCGCGTCTCGACCAGGCGCTGCAGGTCGCGTCGCTCTGGCTCGACGAGGCCGTCGAGTTCGGCCGTCTGCCCGACTCCCCCGAGCTGCTCACCCGCAGGGGCTGGGTCGCCGCGACCATGCCGATCTGGACCCAGCTCGCCGAACCGGTCGCCCTCAGCATCGCCGACGCGCTCACCCGCGTCATGCGCGAGCAGGCTCCCGAAGAGATGCAGTCGATGATCGCCGGCGCGAGCAAGCTCATGCGCGGCATCGGCGGCGCGATGTTCGCCATGCAGCTCGGCCAGGTCGTCGGGCAGCTCGCGTCCGAGGTGGTCTCGGGCGGCGACGTCGGCATCCCGCTGCAGGCCGACGGCCGTGCGGCGCTCATCCCGCAGAACGTCGCCGAGTTCGGTTCCGACCTCGACATCCCCTCGACCGAGATCGAGCTCTACCTCGCGGTGCGCGAGCTCGCACATGCGCGCCTCTTCCGGCACGCGCGCTGGCTGCGGCTCAACCTCATCAGCGCGATCACGGCGTATGCGCGCGGCATCGAGATCGACACCGAGCGCCTCGAGCAGCTCGCCGAGGGCTTCGACCCGTCGAACACCGAGGAGCTGCGCCGCGCCGTCGAGTCCGGTGCCCTGATCAGCGCCAAGAGCGACGCGCAGCAGGACGCGCTCGACCGGCTCGAGACCCTGCTCGCGCTCATCGAGGGCTGGGTCGACCAGGCCACGGCCGATGCGACGAGCCGCCTGCCGAAGTCCGACGCCATCGCCGAGACCATCCGCCGCCGCCGCGCGACGGGCGGCCCGGCCGAATCCGCGTTCGCGACGCTCGTCGGCCTCGAACTGCGACCCCGCCGCATGCGCGAGGCTGCCGCGATGTGGCGAGCCGTCACCGAGGCCGTCGGCATCGAGCAGCGCGACGCGCTCTGGGCGCATCCCGACATCCTGCCGACGAGTGAGGACCTCGACGACCCGAGCCGGCTCATCGCCCGACTCACGGGCGCCGAGTCCGCCGCGAGCGAGGCCGACGACGAGTTCGACCAGGCGCTCGAGGCGCTGCTGCGCGGCGAGACGCCTGCGGCTCCCGGCGAGGGCGGCGAGGAACCCGAGGGGCCCGGCGCCTCCGACGGTTCCGGCCCGCGTCCCGACGACGGGCCCTCTCCGGTCTGA
- a CDS encoding PDZ domain-containing protein, producing the protein MALFADDPSPSLGEPPRVSGPRSFRERFGGWAAVVAVVVAVIFALLPSPYVIERPGPVYDTLGTAEHDGEEIPLIAIPDEKTYPTEGELNLLTVSVVGRPGATPSWFEVMTAWLDQRQSVIPVEAIFPAGVTDEDRDAQNAAAMVDSQQDAIAAALVELGYDFPRDVTVSGVAEGSPAEGKLEDDDVIEQVNGVDVFSIDELRAAVQQNGGDTPAELLVLRDGDEVTVEVTPSDNGGTFVLGVGVRMVYEFPIDVELQLDDVGGPSAGMMFALGIVDELTPGAMTGGEIIAGTGTIDAPGAVGPIGGIRQKLWGAKDAGATVFLAPESNCDEVVGNVPDGLDVFAVETLDQAREIVEAAGEGADLGDFATCATS; encoded by the coding sequence ATGGCACTCTTCGCCGATGACCCCTCGCCGAGCCTCGGCGAGCCGCCCCGCGTCAGCGGGCCGCGTTCGTTCCGCGAGCGGTTCGGCGGATGGGCTGCCGTCGTCGCGGTCGTCGTCGCCGTCATCTTCGCGCTGCTGCCGTCGCCGTACGTGATCGAGCGACCCGGCCCGGTCTACGACACGCTCGGCACGGCCGAGCACGACGGCGAGGAGATCCCGCTCATCGCCATCCCCGACGAGAAGACGTACCCCACCGAGGGCGAGCTCAACCTGCTCACCGTCTCGGTCGTGGGGCGGCCCGGCGCCACGCCCAGCTGGTTCGAGGTCATGACCGCCTGGCTCGACCAGCGCCAGTCCGTCATCCCGGTCGAGGCGATCTTCCCCGCGGGCGTCACCGACGAGGACCGCGACGCGCAGAACGCGGCCGCCATGGTCGACTCGCAGCAGGACGCGATCGCGGCGGCGCTCGTCGAGCTCGGGTACGACTTCCCCCGCGACGTCACCGTGTCGGGCGTGGCCGAGGGCAGCCCCGCCGAGGGCAAGCTCGAAGACGACGACGTCATCGAGCAGGTCAACGGGGTCGACGTGTTCTCGATCGACGAACTGCGCGCGGCCGTGCAGCAGAACGGCGGCGACACGCCTGCCGAGCTCCTGGTGCTCCGCGACGGCGACGAGGTCACCGTCGAGGTCACGCCGAGCGACAACGGGGGCACGTTCGTGCTCGGGGTCGGCGTGCGCATGGTTTACGAGTTCCCGATCGACGTCGAGCTGCAGCTCGACGACGTCGGCGGCCCCAGCGCGGGCATGATGTTCGCGCTCGGCATCGTCGACGAGCTGACGCCAGGTGCGATGACCGGCGGAGAGATCATCGCCGGCACGGGCACGATCGACGCCCCGGGCGCCGTCGGTCCGATCGGCGGCATCCGCCAGAAGCTCTGGGGGGCGAAGGATGCCGGTGCCACCGTCTTCCTCGCGCCCGAGTCGAACTGCGACGAGGTCGTCGGCAACGTGCCAGACGGGCTCGACGTGTTCGCCGTCGAGACGCTCGACCAGGCCCGCGAGATCGTCGAGGCCGCGGGCGAGGGCGCCGACCTGGGCGATTTCGCCACCTGCGCGACGTCCTGA
- a CDS encoding UPF0182 family protein yields MRPRVSAAQPQEPRTSRRRAPIALTIGVLAVLVIAFFVFTGLYADVLWYDQLGFLEVLTTQWVARTVLFVIGFLAMAVPVWASIQIAYRTRPVYAKFNSQLDRYQEVFEPLRRLAMYGVPVVLGIFAGVSTSSRWDLTLTWLNRTPFGSTDPQFGFDLGFYVFELPFYRSIVGFASAVVLLSLLLVAATNYLYGAIRVSGREVVISKSARVQIALTAGLYLLLQGVSIWLDQYATVTETGSLITGAAYTDVHAVIPGRQILAVAAAIVAVLFVVTAIIGRWRLPLVGIALLVVSSLLIGSLYPWVVQRFQVDPSPRTLEAEYIQRNIDLTRDAYGVADTEEIPFEAQTTAEPGALRADAETTANIRLMDPLVISPAFRQLEQFRQYYQFPDSLDVDRYEIDGQTQDTVVAVRDLDLSGLGDAETWYNSHIVYTHGYGMVAAAGNQRSAGGQPVFVQSGIPSTGDLGEFEPRVYFGETSPDYSIVGAPEDTKPVELDYPAGGENDEQTQTTFEGDGGPKLDNVFTKLVYALKFQSEQIFLSDAVNTSSQILYDRDPIERVRKVAPYLTPDSDAYPSVVDGRVVWIVDAYTLTDQYPYSNKVSMSEAIADSEGLPQTLPFDEVNYIRNSVKATVDAYDGSVNLYAWDDEDPILKTWQKVFPATIKPMSEMSGDLMAHVRYPADMFKMQRAVLGRYHVTDAGAFYSREDAWTTPKEPTEGANTTLLQPPYYLTMQMPGQDAPSYSLYSTFIPEARGDQSRNVLRGYLAVDADAGSTDGKRAGGYGKLRLLTLPEDDNVPGPGQVQATFNSDPTVSQSLNLLKQGQSDVINGNLLTVPVGGGLLYVQPVFVKSTGNTSYPLLQKVLVAFGDDIAFQDTLDLALDVLFGGDSGADAGDNEVDPNATPETPGDGEGEGDGSTDGSTDGSAATSPEFQQLLRDASGFLKAKQAALTDGDWAAYGAADAQLAETIAKMLALTNGE; encoded by the coding sequence ATGAGGCCGAGAGTGTCAGCAGCACAGCCGCAAGAACCGAGGACTTCGCGCCGCCGCGCGCCGATCGCCCTGACGATCGGGGTGTTGGCCGTGCTGGTGATCGCATTCTTCGTGTTCACCGGCCTCTATGCCGACGTGCTCTGGTACGACCAGCTCGGGTTCCTCGAGGTGCTCACCACGCAGTGGGTCGCGCGCACCGTGCTCTTCGTCATCGGCTTCCTCGCGATGGCCGTTCCCGTGTGGGCGTCGATCCAGATCGCCTACCGCACGCGGCCCGTGTATGCGAAGTTCAACTCGCAGCTCGATCGCTACCAGGAGGTCTTCGAGCCCCTGCGTCGCCTCGCGATGTACGGCGTGCCCGTCGTGCTCGGCATCTTCGCCGGCGTCTCGACCTCGAGCCGCTGGGACCTCACGCTCACGTGGCTGAACCGCACCCCGTTCGGCTCGACCGACCCGCAGTTCGGGTTCGACCTCGGGTTCTACGTGTTCGAGCTGCCGTTCTACCGCTCGATCGTCGGATTCGCGTCGGCCGTCGTGCTGCTCTCGCTGCTGCTCGTCGCCGCGACGAACTACCTCTACGGCGCCATCCGAGTGAGCGGCCGAGAGGTCGTCATCTCCAAGTCGGCGCGCGTGCAGATCGCGCTCACCGCGGGCCTCTACCTGCTCCTGCAGGGCGTCAGCATCTGGCTCGACCAGTACGCCACGGTCACCGAGACGGGTTCGCTCATCACGGGTGCGGCGTACACCGACGTGCACGCGGTGATCCCCGGCCGTCAGATCCTCGCGGTCGCCGCGGCGATCGTGGCCGTGCTCTTCGTCGTGACGGCCATCATCGGCCGCTGGCGCCTGCCGCTCGTCGGCATCGCCCTGCTCGTCGTGTCGAGCCTGCTCATCGGCTCCCTCTACCCGTGGGTCGTGCAGCGGTTCCAGGTCGACCCGAGCCCGCGCACGCTCGAGGCCGAGTACATCCAACGCAACATCGATCTCACGCGTGACGCCTACGGCGTCGCCGACACCGAGGAGATCCCCTTCGAGGCGCAGACCACGGCCGAGCCCGGCGCGCTCCGGGCCGACGCCGAGACGACGGCGAACATCCGCCTCATGGACCCGCTCGTGATCAGCCCGGCGTTCCGGCAGCTCGAGCAGTTCCGCCAGTACTACCAGTTCCCCGACTCGCTCGACGTCGACCGCTACGAGATCGACGGCCAGACGCAGGACACCGTCGTCGCGGTACGCGACCTCGACCTGTCGGGCCTCGGCGACGCCGAGACCTGGTACAACTCGCACATCGTCTACACGCACGGCTACGGCATGGTCGCGGCCGCGGGCAACCAGCGTTCCGCCGGCGGCCAGCCGGTGTTCGTGCAGTCCGGCATCCCGTCGACCGGCGACCTCGGCGAGTTCGAGCCGCGCGTCTACTTCGGCGAGACCTCGCCCGACTACTCGATCGTCGGCGCGCCCGAAGACACCAAGCCGGTCGAGCTCGACTATCCAGCAGGCGGCGAGAACGACGAGCAGACCCAGACCACGTTCGAGGGCGACGGCGGGCCGAAGCTCGACAACGTGTTCACGAAGCTCGTCTACGCGCTGAAGTTCCAGTCCGAGCAGATCTTCCTCTCCGACGCCGTGAACACCTCGTCGCAGATCCTCTACGACCGAGACCCGATCGAGCGCGTGCGCAAGGTCGCCCCGTACCTCACGCCCGACTCCGACGCCTACCCGTCGGTCGTCGACGGACGCGTGGTCTGGATCGTCGACGCCTACACGCTGACCGACCAGTACCCGTACTCGAACAAGGTCAGCATGAGCGAGGCGATCGCCGACAGCGAGGGCCTGCCGCAGACCCTGCCGTTCGACGAGGTCAACTACATCCGCAACTCGGTCAAGGCCACGGTCGACGCCTACGACGGCTCGGTCAACCTCTACGCATGGGACGACGAGGATCCGATCCTCAAGACCTGGCAGAAGGTGTTCCCGGCGACGATCAAGCCGATGAGCGAAATGTCGGGCGACCTGATGGCCCACGTGCGCTACCCGGCCGACATGTTCAAGATGCAGCGTGCCGTGCTCGGGCGCTACCACGTGACCGACGCAGGCGCGTTCTACTCGCGTGAAGACGCCTGGACCACCCCGAAGGAGCCGACCGAGGGCGCCAACACGACCCTCCTGCAGCCCCCGTACTACCTGACGATGCAGATGCCCGGGCAGGATGCCCCGTCGTACTCGCTCTACTCGACCTTCATTCCCGAGGCGCGAGGCGACCAGAGCCGCAACGTGCTCCGCGGATACCTCGCGGTCGACGCCGACGCCGGCAGCACCGACGGCAAGCGGGCGGGCGGGTACGGCAAGTTGAGGCTGCTGACCCTCCCAGAAGACGACAACGTGCCAGGGCCGGGTCAGGTGCAGGCGACGTTCAACTCCGACCCCACCGTCTCGCAGTCGTTGAACCTGCTGAAGCAGGGCCAGTCCGACGTGATCAACGGCAACCTGCTCACGGTTCCCGTCGGCGGCGGCCTGCTCTACGTGCAGCCGGTCTTCGTGAAGTCCACGGGCAACACGAGCTATCCGCTGCTGCAGAAGGTGCTCGTCGCCTTCGGTGACGACATCGCCTTCCAGGACACGCTCGACCTCGCGCTCGACGTGCTCTTCGGCGGTGACTCCGGAGCGGATGCCGGTGACAACGAGGTCGATCCCAATGCGACGCCCGAGACGCCCGGCGACGGCGAGGGCGAGGGCGACGGATCCACCGATGGCTCGACCGATGGCTCGGCGGCGACGAGCCCCGAGTTCCAGCAGCTGCTGCGCGACGCATCCGGATTCCTGAAGGCGAAGCAGGCGGCGCTGACCGACGGCGACTGGGCCGCCTACGGCGCTGCCGATGCACAGCTCGCCGAAACGATCGCGAAGATGCTCGCACTCACCAACGGCGAGTGA
- a CDS encoding glycoside hydrolase family 18 protein — protein sequence MPKRHLIRTAVLTLAATALVATSAVSPAIAHGGDDRGDRGSHGHDRDQHKDKRKHPRSAGPEDINGYRAVGYLMADTPVTRDYQIEDLFTTGAIKDITHINYAFGNVTSNLTCEITNTPGEGDAQNDYLRLVTAADSVDGKKDSKNQKLAGNFNQLLKLKQKSPDTKILISLGGWTWSDNFYAAAATPASRAKLVSSCIDVYVKGNLPVVGKQGGKGVAKGIFDGIDIDWEWPVTGGEVPSTSPDPSVDKENFLALMEEFRTQLDAYGKKSHEDYLLTAFAPAGGWNAGQGGWLDPRLFASVDFLNVQGYDFHGGWVPTKTGHQGNLHPDGTENWGLGLDGAVGMYLNAGAAPEQLNAGLAAYGQGWTGVTVGDDAWQSATASIGTKPYYDLRKVGTGYFDPAVGASWRYDATTGDWWSLDDPKSVTAKAEWLTQAGYGGAMWWDLSGDYRNELGDSLGDALRGAPEGPLD from the coding sequence ATGCCGAAGCGTCACCTGATCAGAACCGCGGTGCTCACCCTCGCCGCGACCGCGCTCGTCGCGACATCCGCCGTCTCCCCCGCGATCGCGCACGGCGGCGACGACCGAGGCGATCGTGGCAGCCACGGCCACGATCGCGACCAGCACAAGGACAAGCGAAAGCACCCGCGTTCGGCCGGCCCTGAGGACATCAACGGCTACCGCGCCGTCGGGTACCTCATGGCTGACACCCCGGTGACTCGCGACTATCAGATCGAGGACCTCTTCACCACGGGCGCGATCAAGGACATCACGCACATCAACTACGCGTTCGGCAACGTCACGTCGAACCTCACGTGCGAGATCACGAACACGCCTGGTGAGGGCGACGCGCAGAACGACTACCTGCGCCTCGTCACGGCGGCCGACTCCGTCGACGGCAAGAAGGACTCGAAGAACCAGAAACTCGCGGGCAACTTCAACCAACTGCTGAAGCTGAAGCAGAAGAGCCCCGACACGAAGATCCTCATCTCGCTCGGCGGCTGGACCTGGTCCGACAACTTCTACGCCGCTGCGGCCACGCCTGCGAGCCGTGCGAAGCTCGTCTCGAGCTGTATCGACGTCTACGTGAAGGGCAACCTGCCGGTCGTCGGCAAGCAGGGTGGCAAGGGTGTCGCGAAGGGTATCTTCGACGGCATCGACATCGACTGGGAGTGGCCGGTCACGGGCGGCGAGGTGCCGAGCACGAGCCCCGATCCGTCGGTCGACAAGGAGAACTTCCTCGCGCTCATGGAGGAGTTCCGCACCCAGCTCGACGCCTACGGCAAGAAGAGCCACGAGGACTACCTGCTGACGGCGTTCGCTCCCGCGGGCGGCTGGAACGCCGGACAGGGCGGATGGCTCGATCCTCGCCTGTTCGCCTCGGTCGACTTCCTCAACGTGCAGGGCTACGACTTCCACGGCGGTTGGGTGCCGACGAAGACCGGACACCAGGGCAACCTGCACCCCGACGGCACCGAGAACTGGGGCCTCGGACTCGACGGCGCGGTCGGCATGTACCTGAACGCCGGCGCCGCACCTGAGCAGCTGAACGCGGGCCTCGCGGCGTACGGACAGGGCTGGACCGGGGTCACGGTCGGCGACGACGCCTGGCAGTCGGCAACGGCCTCGATCGGCACCAAGCCGTACTACGACCTGCGCAAGGTCGGCACCGGGTACTTCGACCCCGCGGTCGGTGCATCGTGGCGCTACGACGCGACGACGGGCGACTGGTGGAGCCTCGACGACCCGAAGTCGGTCACGGCCAAGGCCGAGTGGCTGACGCAGGCCGGCTACGGCGGCGCGATGTGGTGGGACCTCTCCGGCGACTACCGCAACGAGCTCGGCGACTCGCTCGGCGACGCGCTGCGCGGCGCACCCGAGGGTCCGCTCGACTGA
- a CDS encoding dihydroxy-acid dehydratase: MTEHRSSEWYAGTDRNAYIHRAWMRRGLPENAFDGRPHIAIANTASDLTPCNSHLDEVMSSVKAGIHEAGGVPLNLPVVSLGETQVRPTAMLWRNMAAMATEEMLRANPIDGVVLLGGCDKTIPSLLMAAASVDLPAIVVPGGPMRTGTFRGAPLGCGTDVWRLSEEVRAGTLGEQEFLRSESSMISSKGHCNTMGTASTMALVAEALGTIIPGLAGTSAVDSRLLEQSHETGRLIVDLVEADRRPSSFLTMGSFQNAIVALAAIGGSTNAVVHLLAIAGRLGIDLTLDDFDAIGSGVPLLVDLQPAGRYLMDDFQRAGGLLSVLREVRDLLDPTALTVTGAPLVASLDSARIWDAEVIRVREAPLLPDAGIAVLRGNLAPGGAIIKPAAASPHLLAHRGRAVVFDSIEDLHTRLDDPDLDVDADSVLVLRGCGPKGYPGMPEVANMPLPKKLLEQGVRDMVRICDGRMSGTAYGTVVLHVTPEAAAGGPLAVVQDRDWIALDVANRRLTLEVPQEELDRRAPNRATVDGFAKPERGWERLYVDHVMQADTGADLDFLRGSSGDKVSRESH; encoded by the coding sequence GTGACCGAGCATCGCAGCTCCGAGTGGTACGCCGGCACCGATCGCAACGCCTACATCCACCGTGCGTGGATGCGGCGGGGCCTGCCGGAGAACGCCTTCGACGGCCGCCCGCACATCGCGATCGCCAACACCGCCTCCGATCTCACGCCGTGCAACTCCCACCTCGACGAGGTGATGTCGTCCGTGAAGGCCGGCATCCACGAAGCGGGCGGCGTGCCGTTGAACCTTCCCGTCGTCTCGCTCGGCGAGACGCAGGTGCGTCCGACGGCGATGCTCTGGCGCAACATGGCGGCCATGGCGACCGAGGAGATGCTGCGCGCAAACCCCATCGACGGCGTCGTGCTGCTCGGGGGCTGCGACAAGACGATCCCGAGCCTCCTGATGGCCGCGGCATCCGTCGACCTGCCGGCGATCGTCGTGCCGGGCGGCCCGATGCGGACCGGCACGTTCCGGGGCGCCCCGCTCGGATGCGGTACGGATGTCTGGCGGCTCAGCGAGGAGGTGCGCGCGGGAACCCTCGGCGAGCAGGAGTTCCTGCGCAGCGAGTCCTCGATGATCAGCAGCAAGGGCCACTGCAACACGATGGGCACCGCCTCGACCATGGCGCTCGTCGCCGAGGCGCTCGGCACGATCATCCCCGGGCTCGCCGGGACCTCGGCCGTCGACAGCCGGCTGCTCGAGCAGTCCCACGAGACCGGCCGCCTCATCGTCGACCTCGTCGAAGCCGATCGGCGGCCGAGCTCGTTCCTCACGATGGGGTCGTTCCAGAACGCGATCGTGGCACTCGCGGCGATCGGCGGGTCGACGAACGCCGTCGTGCACCTGCTCGCGATCGCCGGTCGCCTCGGCATCGACCTCACCCTCGACGATTTCGACGCGATCGGCTCCGGCGTGCCCCTGCTCGTCGACCTGCAGCCGGCGGGCCGGTACCTCATGGACGACTTCCAACGCGCGGGCGGGCTGTTGTCGGTGCTCCGCGAGGTACGGGACCTCCTCGACCCGACCGCGTTGACGGTGACCGGTGCGCCCCTCGTCGCCTCCCTCGACTCCGCCCGCATCTGGGACGCCGAGGTGATCCGGGTGCGCGAGGCGCCGCTGCTTCCGGATGCCGGCATCGCCGTGCTCCGCGGCAACCTCGCGCCCGGCGGCGCGATCATCAAGCCCGCCGCCGCCTCACCGCACCTGCTCGCGCACCGCGGCCGCGCCGTGGTGTTCGACAGCATCGAAGACCTCCACACCCGCCTCGACGACCCGGACCTCGACGTGGACGCCGACTCCGTGCTCGTGCTCCGCGGGTGCGGACCCAAGGGGTATCCGGGCATGCCCGAGGTCGCGAACATGCCCCTGCCGAAGAAGCTCCTCGAGCAGGGCGTGCGCGACATGGTGCGCATCTGCGACGGCCGCATGAGCGGCACCGCCTACGGCACCGTCGTGCTGCACGTGACGCCCGAGGCCGCCGCGGGCGGCCCGCTGGCCGTCGTGCAGGACCGGGACTGGATCGCGCTCGACGTCGCGAACCGCCGCCTCACCCTCGAGGTGCCTCAGGAGGAGCTCGACCGGCGCGCGCCGAATCGGGCCACCGTCGACGGCTTCGCCAAACCGGAGCGCGGTTGGGAGCGGCTCTACGTCGACCACGTCATGCAGGCCGACACCGGAGCCGACCTGGACTTCCTGCGGGGCTCGAGCGGCGACAAGGTCTCTCGCGAGTCGCACTAG
- a CDS encoding SMP-30/gluconolactonase/LRE family protein — MTEFHAAVASPATHVLAEGPVWIAETSTVLWVDVELGIVHEGRLDGDAIRPTRQLEFAGRVGAAVPGDDGGLLVAAHDRLVYVTAGGDRLEGPLIVAAGVDGRTNDGACDPDGRFIVGTLALDERAGGERLLRLEHDGSLTTLDADLDLSNGIAWSPDGTSMYSTDTIPGIIWVRDYDVASGRVGARRRHLGFDGEFPDGICVDARGHLWVAMWGAGEVRSFTPDGTRADTVRVPAPHVSSVAFVGDRLERLVITTASRDLSADERRRFPDAGRLFLADVQARGIPTTPWATSALAGFTAADEARG; from the coding sequence GTGACCGAGTTCCACGCCGCAGTGGCATCGCCGGCAACCCACGTGCTCGCCGAAGGGCCGGTCTGGATTGCGGAGACCTCGACCGTGCTCTGGGTCGATGTCGAGCTCGGCATCGTGCACGAGGGCCGACTCGACGGCGATGCGATCCGGCCGACGAGGCAGCTGGAGTTCGCCGGGCGGGTCGGGGCCGCCGTGCCCGGCGACGACGGAGGCCTCCTGGTGGCCGCGCACGACCGCCTCGTGTACGTCACGGCCGGAGGCGACCGACTCGAGGGTCCGCTCATCGTCGCCGCCGGTGTCGACGGGCGCACCAACGACGGCGCGTGCGACCCCGACGGCCGCTTCATCGTCGGCACCCTCGCACTCGACGAGCGGGCGGGCGGGGAGCGACTCCTCCGCCTCGAGCACGACGGGTCCCTGACGACGCTCGACGCCGACCTCGACCTGTCGAACGGCATCGCCTGGTCTCCCGACGGAACGTCGATGTACAGCACCGACACGATCCCCGGCATCATCTGGGTGCGCGACTACGACGTCGCGTCGGGCCGCGTCGGTGCCCGCCGCAGGCACCTGGGCTTCGACGGCGAGTTTCCCGACGGCATCTGCGTCGATGCGCGCGGTCATCTCTGGGTCGCGATGTGGGGCGCCGGCGAGGTGCGGTCGTTCACGCCCGACGGCACGCGGGCCGACACGGTTCGGGTGCCGGCCCCGCATGTCTCGAGCGTCGCGTTCGTGGGCGACCGCCTCGAACGGCTCGTCATCACCACGGCGTCGCGCGACCTGAGCGCCGACGAGCGACGCCGATTCCCGGATGCCGGTCGTCTCTTCCTCGCCGATGTGCAGGCCAGGGGCATTCCCACCACCCCGTGGGCGACATCCGCCCTCGCCGGGTTCACGGCCGCCGACGAAGCGCGCGGGTGA
- a CDS encoding zinc-binding dehydrogenase, whose protein sequence is MRAFVLTGPREFEVQDVAAPVATSGHVVIDVGRAGVCGTDVEFYSGEMQYLHEGHAKYPLRLGHEWMGTVVAVGADVDPTWIGRRVTGDTMLGCGTCRRCRAGHQHVCEFRDEVGIRNGFAGALAEQLAMPVTALHPLPDAVDDTLGALVEPGGNALRAVRGANLSDGDRVLVLGPGTIGLLAGMFARAEGAEVHLLGRSRRSLDHAGMLGFDGVWTEDDLPTLSWDAVIDASNASSLPARAIELVEPAGRVVYIGLAGSPSLIDTRSLALKDVTAVGVLSASPGLAGAIDLYASGAVDPRPLVAATVGLDDVGGILAGERPAGAGLGPKIHVDPHLTGAFR, encoded by the coding sequence ATGCGTGCCTTCGTGCTCACCGGCCCTCGCGAGTTCGAGGTTCAGGATGTCGCGGCGCCCGTCGCGACCTCCGGTCACGTGGTCATCGACGTCGGGCGTGCCGGGGTCTGCGGCACGGACGTGGAGTTCTACAGCGGTGAGATGCAGTACCTGCACGAGGGGCACGCGAAGTACCCCTTGCGGCTCGGGCACGAATGGATGGGCACCGTCGTCGCCGTCGGAGCCGACGTGGACCCGACCTGGATCGGCCGCCGCGTCACGGGCGACACGATGCTCGGATGCGGAACCTGCCGGCGCTGCCGAGCCGGGCACCAGCACGTGTGCGAGTTCCGCGACGAGGTCGGAATCCGCAACGGGTTCGCCGGCGCGCTGGCCGAGCAGCTCGCGATGCCCGTCACCGCGCTGCATCCGCTTCCCGACGCCGTCGACGACACCCTCGGCGCGCTCGTCGAACCGGGCGGCAATGCGCTGCGCGCCGTGCGCGGCGCGAACCTCTCCGATGGCGACCGGGTGCTCGTGCTCGGCCCGGGCACCATCGGACTCCTGGCCGGGATGTTCGCTCGCGCAGAGGGTGCGGAGGTGCACCTCCTGGGCCGCTCCCGTCGATCACTCGACCACGCCGGCATGCTCGGCTTCGACGGCGTCTGGACCGAAGACGACCTGCCGACGCTTTCATGGGACGCCGTCATCGACGCCTCGAACGCCTCGTCGCTGCCCGCCAGGGCGATCGAGCTCGTCGAGCCGGCCGGCCGCGTCGTCTACATCGGCCTGGCCGGCAGCCCGAGCCTCATCGACACCAGGAGTCTGGCGCTCAAGGACGTCACCGCCGTCGGCGTGCTGAGCGCATCACCCGGACTCGCCGGGGCGATCGACCTCTACGCCTCGGGCGCCGTCGATCCACGGCCGCTCGTCGCGGCGACCGTCGGCCTCGACGACGTCGGCGGCATCCTCGCGGGGGAGCGGCCGGCCGGCGCCGGCCTCGGCCCCAAGATCCACGTCGACCCTCACCTGACCGGCGCCTTCCGGTAG